From Spirosoma aerolatum, one genomic window encodes:
- a CDS encoding plasmid mobilization protein, whose protein sequence is MARPQKDDADKREFTIRVRVTVSEKLRIWQMAAEAGLTPSDFMRLRTMAATQPLRHKPTPERELLLNVMAELGKIGSNVNQIARSLNSRDETGQLVGINTSEINQAMQSLDDLTAQVLKLLS, encoded by the coding sequence ATGGCACGACCTCAAAAGGACGATGCGGACAAACGCGAATTCACCATTCGCGTTCGGGTCACGGTATCTGAGAAACTCCGTATCTGGCAGATGGCAGCCGAAGCGGGCTTGACGCCTAGCGACTTCATGCGCTTACGGACGATGGCTGCCACGCAGCCCTTGCGGCATAAGCCGACACCCGAGCGTGAATTGCTGCTCAATGTCATGGCCGAGCTTGGCAAGATCGGCAGCAACGTCAATCAGATTGCACGTAGCCTCAACAGCCGTGATGAGACGGGGCAGTTGGTGGGTATCAATACGAGTGAGATCAACCAGGCCATGCAAAGCTTGGATGATCTCACGGCTCAGGTTCTCAAACTCCTTAGCTAA
- a CDS encoding relaxase/mobilization nuclease domain-containing protein, with product MVIRGAIRGNGKQLAHYLLSGEANERVQIVDVAGRANATDAYLHQTLQSMSLTSELTKSQKGLYHAQINPAYSEDRKMSEKDWLKAADILGDELGLQEQRRVIVLHTKKGRTHAHVVWERYDHQTGKVIANKFSRLAQDRARKEMERVFEQQPTPHRNQHRPELKEALTNLWKETKTGKEFVKAVHDNGYLLAEGVPRHPFMVVDENGRSFDLVRQLKGVRIKEVRQRLRHEKLIPEKEAIELMRQKQEGSSDANKAEQQRDLDKAKRTARDFWGNKQDTTQESPEAQSRRRMKDLADSFIQSGQEMTEATDQSDSLEKKKKRAGEYFLNSDELTGKAEETIAEERATQLAEDYTKTSEDITTKPKRLESRQRQQRIAEQFAANEEDTSQLSAKPDSKRHQDILKEFMQAEDELVDQNELSQEETVQRQQTTARQFLENEELTTAEVAKAENELQRLMQEQRAIRERNRQKAKKRVR from the coding sequence ATGGTCATCCGAGGAGCGATACGGGGCAATGGCAAGCAGCTAGCGCATTATCTTCTCTCTGGCGAAGCGAATGAACGTGTCCAGATTGTAGACGTTGCCGGACGTGCAAACGCCACCGACGCTTATTTGCATCAGACCTTGCAAAGCATGTCACTAACCAGCGAACTGACCAAAAGTCAGAAAGGGCTCTACCACGCTCAAATTAATCCAGCCTATAGCGAAGACCGAAAGATGAGCGAAAAGGACTGGCTCAAGGCGGCTGATATTTTGGGCGACGAGTTAGGGTTGCAGGAACAACGGCGCGTGATTGTCCTACACACCAAAAAGGGACGGACACACGCACATGTGGTCTGGGAACGCTACGACCATCAGACGGGCAAAGTCATTGCCAACAAGTTTAGCCGACTGGCTCAAGATCGCGCTCGTAAAGAAATGGAGCGAGTGTTTGAACAGCAGCCGACGCCCCACCGTAACCAGCATCGGCCTGAACTCAAAGAAGCACTGACCAATCTATGGAAGGAAACCAAAACAGGGAAAGAGTTTGTCAAAGCCGTTCACGATAATGGGTATCTGTTGGCGGAAGGCGTGCCGCGTCATCCATTTATGGTGGTAGATGAGAATGGACGATCGTTCGATCTAGTACGTCAGTTAAAAGGAGTACGGATCAAGGAGGTTCGCCAGCGTTTACGTCATGAGAAGCTGATTCCTGAAAAAGAAGCCATCGAGTTGATGCGGCAAAAGCAGGAGGGCAGCAGTGACGCGAATAAGGCCGAACAACAGCGTGATTTAGATAAAGCGAAACGAACGGCTAGAGATTTCTGGGGTAATAAGCAGGACACAACACAGGAAAGCCCAGAGGCCCAGAGCCGCAGGCGAATGAAAGACTTGGCTGACAGCTTTATCCAGTCAGGGCAGGAAATGACGGAAGCCACAGACCAAAGCGATAGCCTTGAAAAGAAAAAGAAACGGGCAGGAGAGTATTTTTTGAATTCGGATGAATTGACGGGAAAAGCTGAGGAAACGATAGCTGAAGAACGTGCAACACAATTAGCGGAAGATTACACAAAGACAAGTGAGGACATTACCACGAAGCCAAAGAGATTAGAGAGCCGACAGAGACAACAAAGGATCGCAGAGCAATTCGCGGCTAACGAAGAAGACACAAGTCAACTGAGTGCAAAGCCTGATAGTAAACGGCATCAAGACATCCTGAAAGAGTTTATGCAGGCCGAGGACGAATTGGTTGATCAAAACGAACTATCACAGGAAGAAACCGTGCAGCGACAGCAGACAACCGCACGGCAATTTTTGGAAAATGAAGAACTAACGACAGCCGAAGTCGCCAAGGCCGAAAACGAGCTTCAACGACTGATGCAGGAGCAGAGGGCGATCCGAGAGCGCAATCGGCAGAAGGCAAAAAAGCGGGTTCGCTAA
- a CDS encoding PH domain-containing protein: MPNEKFRSSSFKDPLTPDEVVFNDKGVTFRSRKLIGGTDNFVFFSDISGVEIDNGLFFATIRVIPRARPEIVIRNFSKGDARRIKELILENVPNHRPDAFR, encoded by the coding sequence ATGCCAAACGAAAAATTCCGCAGCAGCAGCTTCAAAGATCCACTTACACCCGACGAGGTGGTATTCAACGACAAAGGCGTTACATTCCGGTCGCGCAAGCTCATTGGCGGGACCGACAACTTCGTCTTCTTTTCGGACATATCCGGCGTTGAAATCGACAACGGATTATTTTTTGCCACGATTCGGGTCATTCCACGCGCTCGTCCGGAGATTGTGATCCGAAACTTCTCAAAAGGGGATGCCCGACGCATCAAGGAACTGATTTTAGAGAACGTACCCAATCATCGTCCCGACGCGTTCAGATAA
- the rsmG gene encoding 16S rRNA (guanine(527)-N(7))-methyltransferase RsmG, whose amino-acid sequence MNIDLILNYFPGLTAEQKERFAALDELYRDWNAKINVISRQDIDALYEKHVLHSLGIAKIVDFKPGTEILDVGTGGGFPGIPLAILYPLVDFHLVDSIGKKIKVVQEVADALGLQNVKAEQARVEQLNTTYDFVVSRAVTRLKPFLGWVRYKIHKAGNNDRPNGVLYLKGGDLAEELAEIPDRYRVYDLSDYFEEPFFETKKVIYIPKK is encoded by the coding sequence ATGAACATTGACCTGATTCTAAACTATTTCCCAGGCCTGACCGCCGAACAAAAAGAGCGATTTGCGGCCTTGGATGAACTCTACCGGGATTGGAACGCGAAAATCAACGTAATTTCGCGGCAGGATATCGATGCGCTCTACGAAAAGCATGTGCTTCATTCACTGGGCATTGCCAAAATTGTGGACTTTAAACCGGGAACCGAAATCCTGGATGTAGGTACAGGTGGTGGCTTTCCGGGTATCCCGCTGGCTATATTGTATCCCCTGGTCGATTTTCACCTGGTCGATAGCATCGGAAAGAAAATAAAAGTAGTACAGGAAGTGGCCGATGCGTTAGGGCTCCAAAATGTAAAAGCGGAGCAAGCGCGTGTCGAGCAACTGAACACCACCTACGACTTTGTTGTGAGTCGGGCTGTTACACGGCTAAAGCCCTTTCTGGGTTGGGTACGATATAAAATCCATAAAGCAGGCAACAACGACCGGCCCAATGGTGTTTTGTACCTCAAAGGGGGCGACTTGGCCGAAGAGTTGGCTGAAATCCCGGACCGATACCGGGTCTATGACTTATCCGACTATTTCGAGGAGCCTTTTTTTGAAACCAAAAAAGTGATTTATATACCTAAAAAGTAG
- a CDS encoding glycosyltransferase: protein MVITALLIAWLVIVGIQLIYIFFVYSRTALYRQSEPGDVNGQRQFLNESTGGVTVVVCARNELNNLRELLPLLNEQVYPHFEVLVMDDRSTDGTLLFLENDIAHLNRIRFIRIDKEHEHVTPKKYALTIALKKATYPIALFTDADCRPASTDWLAGMVTPLVTNQKDITLGFSPYYTQPGLLNLLIRSETLFTAVQYISLALVGSPYMGVGRNLAYRTSLFFANRGFYSHMNIVGGDDDLFVNEVATGKNTAVCLHPDAFTWSFPKETWAEWRQQKRRHLNAGKYYKQGHKLRLGLLLGSHVLSWVLAMAVGLVVLMHELQHRSFTNNEWLFLLTATGIFVLRLIAFWGIVGRISYRLAHTVHWAVMPLMDILLAVYYGVSGLTTLFVRRKKRLYWK from the coding sequence CTGGTGATTACGGCACTACTGATAGCCTGGCTGGTCATAGTCGGCATTCAGCTTATTTACATCTTCTTTGTTTACTCCAGAACGGCTCTCTATCGACAGTCTGAACCAGGTGATGTTAACGGGCAACGGCAATTTTTGAACGAATCTACGGGGGGCGTTACAGTAGTTGTGTGCGCCCGTAATGAACTCAACAATCTACGGGAACTGCTGCCACTCCTGAACGAGCAAGTCTATCCCCATTTTGAAGTGCTGGTTATGGACGATCGTTCGACAGATGGCACACTGCTTTTTCTGGAAAATGACATTGCCCACCTCAACCGGATACGATTTATCCGCATCGATAAAGAGCATGAGCATGTAACCCCAAAAAAATATGCCCTTACGATAGCCCTCAAAAAAGCAACTTATCCGATAGCCCTTTTTACGGATGCCGACTGCCGCCCTGCATCAACCGACTGGCTGGCGGGCATGGTAACACCACTGGTAACGAACCAAAAGGACATTACGCTGGGCTTCTCTCCTTACTATACTCAACCGGGCTTGCTGAATCTGCTCATCCGCTCAGAAACCTTGTTCACAGCTGTCCAGTATATTTCCTTAGCCCTGGTGGGTAGCCCCTATATGGGGGTTGGCCGAAATCTGGCCTACCGAACCAGCCTGTTTTTCGCCAATCGGGGGTTTTATTCGCACATGAACATTGTTGGTGGCGACGATGACCTCTTCGTGAATGAAGTAGCTACCGGCAAAAACACGGCTGTCTGCCTGCATCCCGACGCCTTCACCTGGTCGTTCCCCAAAGAAACCTGGGCCGAATGGCGTCAACAGAAACGTCGGCATCTGAACGCTGGCAAATACTATAAGCAGGGGCATAAACTACGTCTGGGGCTACTCCTCGGTTCGCACGTACTTTCGTGGGTACTGGCCATGGCCGTTGGCCTGGTTGTTCTTATGCATGAATTGCAGCATCGTTCGTTTACCAACAACGAATGGTTATTTTTGCTAACGGCAACGGGTATTTTTGTACTCCGGCTGATCGCCTTCTGGGGTATTGTCGGACGAATCAGTTATCGTTTGGCGCATACCGTGCATTGGGCTGTTATGCCGTTGATGGATATCTTGTTAGCGGTCTATTACGGAGTATCGGGACTCACAACCCTATTCGTACGGCGTAAAAAACGACTTTACTGGAAATAA
- the tgt gene encoding tRNA guanosine(34) transglycosylase Tgt has product MTFSITAHDPQSKARTGALTTDHGLIQTPIFMPVGTAGTVKAVHQRELETDINAEIILGNTYHLYLRPGLDILRQAGGLHAFNGWQRPILTDSGGYQVYSLSGTRKIKEEGVTFKSHIDGSKHTFTPEGVMDIQRTIGADIIMAFDECTPYPCEYGYARQSMDMTHRWLDRCIARFDGGEGLYGYRQTLFPIVQGSTYADLRRQSAEYIASKEREGNAIGGLAVGEPAEEMYKTIELVNSILPTDKPRYLMGVGTPANILEAIALGVDMFDCVMPTRNARHGILFTTEGIINIKNEKWGRDFSPIDPALGGYASTFYTKAYLRHLFKAEELLSGQIASLHNLTFYLWLVRQARTHIEAGDFVAWKNEMVVKFMRRL; this is encoded by the coding sequence ATGACATTTTCTATTACTGCCCATGACCCCCAGTCGAAGGCGCGAACAGGTGCCTTAACCACGGATCATGGCCTTATTCAAACACCAATTTTTATGCCAGTCGGAACGGCTGGCACGGTGAAAGCGGTCCATCAGCGTGAACTGGAAACCGATATCAATGCCGAAATTATTCTCGGCAATACCTATCATCTATACCTGCGGCCGGGGCTCGATATTCTTCGTCAGGCGGGTGGGTTGCACGCGTTCAATGGCTGGCAGCGCCCCATTCTGACCGACTCAGGCGGTTATCAGGTTTACTCATTGTCGGGAACGCGTAAGATTAAGGAAGAAGGGGTTACGTTTAAATCGCATATCGACGGCTCGAAGCATACCTTCACCCCCGAAGGCGTTATGGACATTCAGCGGACCATTGGTGCGGATATTATTATGGCGTTCGATGAGTGTACACCCTATCCCTGTGAGTATGGATATGCCCGACAGTCGATGGACATGACGCACCGGTGGCTCGATCGTTGTATTGCCCGGTTTGATGGCGGTGAAGGGCTGTATGGGTATCGGCAAACCCTTTTTCCTATCGTTCAGGGGAGTACCTACGCCGATTTACGCCGACAGTCGGCCGAATATATTGCCAGCAAAGAACGGGAAGGAAATGCGATTGGTGGATTGGCAGTGGGTGAACCGGCCGAAGAAATGTATAAAACCATTGAATTGGTCAATAGCATATTGCCCACCGATAAGCCTCGTTATCTGATGGGCGTTGGCACGCCTGCCAATATTCTGGAAGCGATTGCCCTGGGCGTCGATATGTTCGATTGTGTGATGCCGACCCGCAATGCCCGTCATGGTATTCTGTTTACGACGGAGGGTATTATCAACATCAAAAATGAAAAATGGGGCCGCGACTTTAGTCCGATCGATCCGGCGCTGGGTGGATATGCCAGCACTTTTTACACGAAAGCGTATTTGCGTCATCTGTTTAAAGCTGAAGAACTGCTGAGTGGACAGATTGCCAGCCTGCATAACCTGACTTTTTATTTGTGGCTTGTTCGGCAGGCACGAACGCATATCGAAGCCGGTGACTTCGTCGCCTGGAAAAATGAGATGGTCGTCAAATTTATGCGTCGATTATAG
- a CDS encoding Wzz/FepE/Etk N-terminal domain-containing protein, with the protein MQLPDDFGMVTSTKFEPSLQPGWWLLSADQVLRTAWKARHRVLLCTLLFAILGVVTAFLLPQEFRSEARIMPEMNTNAGSLFKRLSSVAAFADLDLSSTEGMDAVRPDLYPNVVQSTPFALYLIGQTVYPSDGPATTVGQFLLPDSTGWSLRKWLSFKKAVAIRPVSNRLKGTVRLSDRQQELVEEIGERVSAKLDTRSGIITIVSQMPDAEVAAQVAQAAMTYLTLYVTDYRTEKARADFAFYSHQLAEARQRYQDAQFRVFQYNDNHRNVVLQTVAMERYRLDADVATTETVFTELSRQYEQAKLKVQEQTPIFKVLEPPKVPHQRTSPQRTMILLAFILLGLMVSVLSAIAGQFGLKARVRAIITDIKPMEVSI; encoded by the coding sequence ATGCAACTCCCGGACGACTTTGGTATGGTCACATCGACGAAGTTTGAGCCCTCCCTACAACCCGGTTGGTGGCTATTGTCCGCCGACCAGGTGCTACGAACCGCGTGGAAAGCTCGGCACCGTGTCCTGCTATGTACACTTTTGTTTGCCATACTCGGTGTGGTAACGGCTTTTTTATTGCCTCAGGAGTTTCGGTCTGAGGCACGGATTATGCCCGAGATGAATACGAATGCGGGTAGTTTATTCAAGCGACTGTCGTCAGTAGCTGCATTTGCCGATCTTGATCTATCCAGCACGGAAGGTATGGATGCCGTTCGGCCCGATTTATACCCCAATGTCGTACAAAGTACACCGTTTGCGTTGTACCTGATTGGCCAGACAGTTTATCCGAGTGATGGACCCGCCACAACGGTTGGCCAGTTTTTACTACCTGATTCGACGGGCTGGTCACTCAGGAAATGGCTTTCATTCAAAAAAGCAGTCGCTATACGACCTGTGTCGAACCGACTGAAGGGAACCGTACGCTTATCGGATCGGCAACAGGAACTGGTCGAGGAAATTGGCGAACGAGTAAGCGCCAAACTGGATACGCGGTCGGGCATCATTACCATCGTGTCGCAAATGCCCGATGCCGAGGTAGCTGCCCAGGTAGCCCAGGCCGCCATGACGTATCTGACGCTTTATGTAACAGACTACCGGACGGAAAAGGCACGGGCCGATTTCGCTTTTTATAGCCACCAATTGGCCGAAGCCCGTCAACGTTATCAGGATGCTCAGTTCAGGGTATTCCAATACAATGATAATCACCGCAATGTAGTGCTTCAGACAGTAGCCATGGAGCGGTATCGACTAGATGCGGATGTGGCTACTACCGAGACGGTATTTACCGAGTTATCGCGCCAGTACGAACAGGCAAAACTTAAGGTTCAGGAGCAGACCCCCATTTTCAAGGTACTCGAACCGCCCAAAGTACCGCATCAGCGGACTTCTCCCCAACGAACGATGATCCTGCTGGCTTTCATCCTGCTGGGGTTAATGGTGAGTGTATTGTCGGCTATTGCCGGACAATTTGGCTTAAAAGCGCGTGTCAGAGCGATTATAACCGATATAAAGCCGATGGAGGTATCGATATGA
- a CDS encoding CgeB family protein, whose protein sequence is MNVVIVGSSLADSLEQHLCDSFRVLGHDAFLIDTVAIGPMGTRGNYWLSRFVGLYDRLVGRQLAGKIVNHKPDLVLVVYRYMNPILVEQVKAQLPDIPIVQLNPDALSNLEKQQIIAADFDYYFSKEPYIVEVLRHKAGLNAHYLPEGFNPRFHQKPPIEKAVAEWLTDIDVLVFGSLYAYRVRMIEQLIRAGVKVAVYGTKGPYMRPDVRTVFQRQRLIGQSKNRLLYGARIVFNNLHYAEVTSVNQKYFEINGIGGFQLCDYKPTVDSYTGVPADLVTYRTMDDAIDKIRYYLAHPARRHELAAKQYAHFQEHHTFDRRVSQLLQTVGLMPPIVQEQTRPTDR, encoded by the coding sequence ATGAATGTAGTTATTGTAGGAAGCAGCCTTGCCGATTCACTGGAGCAACACCTGTGCGATTCGTTTCGGGTGCTGGGCCACGATGCTTTTCTGATAGATACCGTCGCAATTGGGCCCATGGGGACAAGAGGTAATTATTGGCTTTCTCGTTTTGTGGGTTTATATGATCGACTGGTTGGCAGACAGCTAGCGGGTAAAATTGTAAACCATAAGCCCGATCTGGTGCTGGTAGTATATCGGTACATGAATCCGATACTGGTAGAGCAGGTGAAGGCTCAATTGCCTGATATACCCATTGTTCAGCTCAATCCGGATGCTCTGTCGAACCTGGAAAAGCAACAGATCATTGCTGCTGATTTTGATTATTACTTTTCGAAAGAGCCTTATATCGTGGAAGTACTGCGCCACAAAGCCGGGCTAAATGCACATTATTTGCCGGAAGGATTTAACCCTAGGTTCCACCAGAAACCACCGATTGAAAAAGCGGTTGCCGAATGGCTCACCGATATTGATGTGTTGGTGTTTGGCAGTTTGTATGCCTATCGCGTTCGAATGATCGAGCAACTGATTCGGGCTGGGGTCAAAGTGGCGGTGTATGGTACAAAAGGTCCGTATATGCGTCCTGATGTGCGTACTGTTTTTCAACGCCAACGCCTGATCGGCCAGTCAAAAAACCGGCTTCTTTACGGAGCCAGAATCGTTTTCAATAACCTTCATTACGCCGAGGTGACGTCGGTCAATCAAAAATATTTTGAGATCAACGGCATTGGCGGGTTCCAGCTCTGCGATTATAAACCGACGGTTGATTCCTATACCGGAGTTCCGGCCGACCTGGTCACCTACCGGACTATGGACGATGCGATTGATAAGATCCGGTATTATCTGGCCCATCCGGCCCGGCGACACGAACTGGCGGCCAAACAGTACGCCCATTTTCAGGAACACCATACATTCGACCGTCGCGTTTCACAGCTTTTACAAACCGTTGGCTTGATGCCTCCGATCGTTCAGGAACAAACCAGGCCCACAGACCGATGA
- a CDS encoding glycosyltransferase family 4 protein, translating to MQITYLFRSSGTGHSIETLFGHIKQTMSLDKGVHIQAINVPHISKSLWHVWQNLRFVRRLQADVFHITGDIHYTALALPASRTVLTIHDCGPLKKFRNRPLRYVAFWLFWYYLPVRRARYVTVVSEKTRQELIRYLGQIAEKAVVVANGHDPRMTYTPARFRTERPVLLQIGTASNKNLIRLITALYGIPCTLVIVGSLTDDILAYLETHQIDYRNCVNLSRNALIDSYIDCDMVTFLSTYEGFGMPVLEANAIGRVVLTSAIDPMRTIAAEAAHFVDPTDTAAIRQGILQLIDEENYRTKLIEAGVENAQRYSIDKATAQYVAIYQKATHRLPVAEAIA from the coding sequence ATGCAGATTACCTATTTATTTCGAAGCTCAGGTACCGGTCACAGCATTGAAACTTTATTTGGGCATATTAAACAGACAATGAGTCTGGATAAAGGCGTTCATATACAAGCTATTAACGTGCCGCACATTAGTAAGAGTTTGTGGCACGTGTGGCAAAATCTACGCTTTGTACGACGGTTACAGGCTGATGTGTTTCACATTACAGGCGACATTCACTATACAGCCCTGGCGTTACCTGCATCGCGTACAGTACTAACGATTCATGACTGCGGCCCCCTCAAAAAATTCAGAAATCGACCGTTGCGATACGTCGCGTTCTGGCTGTTCTGGTATTACTTACCCGTACGTCGGGCGCGATACGTAACGGTTGTATCCGAGAAAACCCGCCAGGAGTTAATTCGATACCTAGGACAGATTGCCGAGAAAGCGGTAGTGGTTGCCAATGGACACGACCCCAGAATGACTTATACGCCTGCCCGATTTCGAACCGAACGTCCAGTCTTATTACAGATAGGTACGGCTTCAAACAAAAATCTGATCAGGTTAATAACCGCTCTCTACGGTATCCCCTGCACGCTGGTAATCGTTGGCTCATTGACCGATGATATACTGGCCTATTTGGAGACGCACCAGATCGACTATCGGAATTGCGTCAACTTGAGCCGGAATGCCCTTATTGACAGCTATATCGACTGCGATATGGTTACGTTTCTGTCTACCTACGAAGGGTTCGGTATGCCTGTACTGGAGGCCAATGCCATAGGCCGGGTAGTACTAACTTCGGCTATTGATCCAATGCGAACGATTGCCGCTGAAGCTGCTCATTTTGTTGACCCAACAGATACGGCAGCTATCCGTCAGGGTATTTTGCAGTTGATTGATGAAGAAAACTATCGGACGAAGCTTATTGAAGCAGGGGTCGAAAATGCACAACGGTATTCTATCGATAAAGCGACTGCCCAATATGTCGCTATTTATCAGAAAGCAACCCATCGACTCCCCGTGGCTGAAGCAATCGCATGA
- a CDS encoding glycosyltransferase, producing the protein MKIVLSADYFYPSQMGGPSNSIYWLAKALKQAGHDVTVVATSQALQSVPTNTWVTLDCGRVIYTQNPHAYLPIKHIWYGWQAIQNANIVHVNSFFYPASVVWVLMCRIRNKPVIWTPHGELNPAVLAIKPFRKWLILLLVKLARPKFCFHAASAPEAAYIRQHFGADAVVHIIRNRLEIPALLMPESVDTPYLLFIGRLHPVKAIDRLLKAVSTSPLFLEGNFRLLIAGPEAHRAYVRTLKQLVVTLGLSAKVSFIGFVSGAQKQQLYASALLTILPSHTESFGNVVIESLAQGTPVIASINTPWQLLETERVGAWISNNPDPLRRAIERYLVMSSDEYQGYRKRAVEIAQRTFSISDSIDEWSQVYDQQIHSN; encoded by the coding sequence ATGAAGATCGTTCTGTCGGCCGATTATTTTTACCCTTCGCAGATGGGTGGTCCCAGCAATTCAATTTACTGGCTGGCAAAAGCATTGAAACAAGCTGGGCATGACGTAACGGTAGTGGCTACTTCACAGGCCTTGCAGTCGGTTCCCACCAATACTTGGGTTACGCTGGACTGCGGACGGGTAATCTATACCCAAAATCCTCACGCTTATCTGCCGATAAAACATATTTGGTACGGCTGGCAGGCGATCCAGAACGCCAACATTGTTCACGTCAATAGCTTCTTTTATCCCGCGTCTGTGGTTTGGGTGCTTATGTGCCGAATCAGAAACAAACCCGTGATATGGACTCCACACGGTGAACTTAATCCTGCCGTTTTAGCCATTAAGCCCTTTCGTAAATGGCTGATATTGCTACTTGTCAAGCTTGCCAGGCCAAAGTTTTGCTTTCATGCCGCCAGCGCTCCCGAAGCAGCTTACATCCGGCAGCATTTTGGGGCTGATGCAGTAGTCCATATTATCCGAAATCGCCTGGAGATACCCGCCTTACTTATGCCTGAATCTGTCGATACGCCTTATCTGCTTTTTATCGGCCGATTGCATCCCGTTAAAGCCATTGATCGATTGCTGAAAGCAGTCAGTACATCGCCTTTATTTCTGGAAGGCAACTTTCGGCTGTTGATTGCTGGGCCAGAAGCGCACAGGGCTTACGTGCGAACCCTAAAACAATTAGTAGTAACCCTGGGGCTTTCGGCAAAGGTGTCGTTCATAGGGTTCGTTAGCGGGGCGCAAAAACAACAATTGTATGCCAGTGCTTTACTGACGATTCTGCCGTCGCACACGGAGAGCTTTGGCAATGTCGTGATTGAATCACTAGCTCAGGGAACGCCGGTCATCGCATCCATCAATACCCCCTGGCAATTGCTCGAAACCGAACGCGTGGGAGCCTGGATTAGCAATAACCCAGATCCATTACGACGCGCTATTGAGCGCTATCTGGTAATGTCGTCGGATGAATACCAGGGTTACCGCAAACGGGCTGTCGAGATTGCGCAGCGGACGTTTTCAATTAGCGATTCCATAGACGAATGGTCGCAGGTTTACGACCAGCAAATCCATTCTAACTAA
- the wecB gene encoding non-hydrolyzing UDP-N-acetylglucosamine 2-epimerase, with protein sequence MKIINVVGTRPNFIKLAPLQRAFSSAPGICSKIVHTGQHTSLAMSDVFFQQLTLPTPDYRLHINAESPTRQMADILVKFEQVLAKEQPDWVLVIGDVTSTLACALAAAQQGIRVAHVEAGLRSGDCQMPEERNRILTDALSERLFVTEQAAVQNLQREGIAAHKVHWVGNVLIDALVQYRSQASELNTVRRLGVSDKSYVLVTIHRPFNVDTETSLRKILELIETVALLKTVIFPVHPRTRANLLQFGLEGQLMDIPNVRILEPLGYLEFLNLMESAAAVITDSGGLQEETTYLQVPCLTIRPSTERPVTLSLGTNRLIDKLSKDSVRQYIDELPDQTRPQTAPPYLWDGRSANRIVNILMATQYE encoded by the coding sequence ATGAAAATTATTAACGTTGTAGGTACCCGACCCAATTTCATTAAGCTTGCTCCACTGCAGCGGGCATTCTCTAGCGCACCAGGAATATGTTCGAAGATTGTGCACACAGGCCAGCATACTAGCCTGGCAATGAGCGACGTATTTTTCCAACAACTTACCCTGCCAACCCCCGATTATCGCCTACACATTAACGCTGAAAGCCCTACCCGACAGATGGCCGATATACTGGTTAAGTTTGAGCAGGTGCTGGCCAAAGAGCAGCCCGATTGGGTATTAGTAATTGGGGATGTAACCAGTACGCTGGCCTGTGCACTGGCAGCCGCTCAACAGGGTATTCGCGTTGCGCATGTCGAAGCGGGCCTGCGTTCGGGCGATTGCCAAATGCCAGAAGAACGCAACCGAATCCTGACCGATGCCTTGTCAGAACGTTTATTCGTGACTGAGCAGGCTGCCGTTCAGAATCTTCAACGAGAGGGAATAGCTGCCCATAAAGTCCATTGGGTAGGTAATGTCCTGATCGATGCACTGGTTCAGTACCGCTCTCAGGCTTCGGAACTAAATACGGTAAGACGACTGGGCGTGTCGGACAAAAGTTATGTTTTAGTCACCATCCATCGGCCCTTTAACGTTGATACCGAAACCAGCCTGCGAAAAATTCTGGAATTAATCGAAACGGTAGCTTTACTCAAAACGGTGATCTTTCCTGTTCACCCACGTACCCGAGCTAATCTGTTGCAATTTGGACTGGAAGGCCAGCTTATGGATATTCCGAATGTTCGCATACTGGAACCACTCGGCTACCTCGAATTTCTGAATCTAATGGAAAGTGCGGCTGCAGTCATTACCGACTCGGGTGGTTTACAAGAAGAAACTACCTACTTGCAGGTTCCCTGTTTAACCATTCGCCCTTCCACCGAACGGCCAGTAACGCTTTCTTTAGGCACTAATCGTCTCATTGATAAGCTGAGTAAAGATTCAGTCAGACAGTACATCGATGAACTGCCGGACCAAACAAGGCCCCAGACGGCTCCTCCATACTTATGGGATGGCAGAAGCGCAAATCGCATCGTCAACATACTAATGGCCACTCAGTACGAATGA